In a genomic window of Mastacembelus armatus chromosome 3, fMasArm1.2, whole genome shotgun sequence:
- the greb1 gene encoding LOW QUALITY PROTEIN: protein GREB1 (The sequence of the model RefSeq protein was modified relative to this genomic sequence to represent the inferred CDS: deleted 1 base in 1 codon) — protein sequence MGNSYAGQLRNARFEEVLHNSIEASLRSNTVVPRPVFSQLYLDTEHPLAQGSRLYECINTLASHLYSIEYVSGSVSVSSDRTENEDGDDEDGSESNSPPIPYQLKPPPEGCCTADGFCQAGRDVRLSSLALDPLDVPPGFTLVGVKSPSLPETMLVCAVDRRFLPDERGHNALLGFSGNCMGCGEKGFCYFTEFSNHINLKLSTQPKKQNHLKYHLYRNNQGVLVKGAPICWRGQEGRMRQIGSSPSVGHLTSDEQNLPSHTPGIYTAESHVEPIGLPQIADITHSLTNGTPAVPSSQPLLNQSGPGRPTVTGPHANAGPPKKRHKGWSPESPANTLPENVVKSPPSSSAISVLSLSSGMASGSKSETAAVLITSQGSSTPLSPPGLSVTVPDQLLQTCSLQPVIFKGHGVLPQLTGSVSEVLVSSLLQTCYMSSQTLPRVYQHYGPSPIQPLSAEMQILLTVYYLVQLGPDQVPLIEDLEQIFMRSWRESHLSEIRQYQQPQTPATQGKHYNIETSSTLPGLPQHLSLPPHSQQPVTPGQLPWLAQLAASSCGEGVVVLGEQMGSLAQGLQQTFRRLMEGQLKNTNYVVIIVTGPGQETQSCVVVTGKHQCRALGESMFSPSEGLKEINHQLSTGVAQELINYCNSLGQDGDLDSLLDSATVDSNEPSHLSSSQESAEYTRLKNTHSPKDTYSLKNSQTSCVKDSPSLKERASSPKDTCSEYSIEWHEVRPIQLAVARKLLSHVCAIADSSTQNLDLGSFDRVSFLILVPPSEVTFHQTVLHLWTSGVLQELGGLDQECVSQQEAERYVVRMDQSAQARIDTLIQEAHSNSYTLYILVHDHAHWDISSASYSSSDTGLGLVDQLLNSRQVSDTQNILILHVTSFPFVLQTQYTRISPYNEIHWPSAFSNDVDLYHERMRYFGVSELLESTRAGSTLPLMRYDSSFESMASALEERFPKLHSAVIRTTVLIQHYCVALMAASGRISGSHDLDKHTSLETLETVQSLLTAAQQCPAHHGHMVLLRIPSLSLAAWAHRRLSRVRRQLGLEENFEIILGNPSQPLHIGQTFTEQIKTWLKILDDDWVPRTYLELDALPCILILSGAEPLGESLPRSLKYCDLRVISCSYLQRTTIEQELGLAAYLVKAESRPPDNPSAGSDLLGSDAEKLSSTDNEEEEGQENGDSPVSTIQQPLSCQDSGTLEPIATRSTTSPNLQKGSMDSIQSPSQLQTQLQPQTPSHSLPYPTPQHQMHTQVQRYSQAQYMAQLQPQTQVQSPNGLLSQSNSQPYVQTFPQYQFLSQIQTLHPQPLPPVHSGRQHSKSTSSGSLSPQASSPYRSCSWARGVIRPPSVLLPRALYDIITASDSSGLSRCTSFLPHMSVAWASSFRPLLSKMMTCTEQSLYYRQWTVPRACHMDSSNCTEGRGDNFHPRRLLLSGPPQVGKTGAYLHFLGILSRMLIRLMEVDIYDEEDINCSDPVEGVQYHHPNTPWPNPDIMRTMPFDYTIHDPKYDDISIVYCPGYKPSAEGNLVQQEDVYLRRRTSRIKLSKYAAYNTYHHCEQCHQYLGINPRYQVYESTLHAFTFTHLLLGEEIQLYFIIPKSKEQYFSFSQSGGQLESMRLPLTSDRSPDCIKSPIFTPTTGRHEHGLFNLYHAMEGASHLHILVVKEYEMAVYKKYWPNHIMLVLPTVFNGAGIGAAHFLIKELSYHNLELERSRQLEGGGQPGEVWPFIILADDSCVMWNTVDLDARNGPAEHAVSLKRVLQHMEACPDLTHYGLCGIRKWSSCGLAAGNRQREPFSRGHLHDFLLLNVDRSQNIQYDQNRFTCHDVDFTLRIHSAGLLICRFNNFSVMKKQIAIGGYRTFIIKTKMTDVPTSVGPSQYICAPDSKHLFLATPAQLLLEKYLRHTSHKLFPLSIKNYTHPVLSVDCYLNLGPEVTVCFVSSRPHSINISTTGLLFSGLLLCFTDSFVTPGFLKKFTFLKGATLCVISADRSSLRQTVGRLELEEEWRFRLSDEFQTANAKEDRPLVFLTGKHI from the exons ATGGGGAACTCGTATGCGGGCCAGCTGCGGAACGCACGTTTTGAGGAAGTCCTCCATAACTCCATTGAGGCATCACTGAGGTCGAACACTGTGGTGCCGCGTCCTGTTTTTTCACAGCTGTACCTGGACACAGAGCACCCGCTGGCACAAGGTAGTAGGTTGTATGAGTGCATAAACACCCTGGCTAGTCACTTATACTCTATTGAATATGTTTCTggttctgtgtctgtctccagc GACCGTACAGAGAATGAGGACGGGGATGATGAAGATGGTTCAGAGTCTAACAGCCCCCCAATACCATACCAGCTGAAGCCTCCACCTGAGGGATGCTGCACCGCAGATG GTTTCTGTCAGGCAGGCAGGGATGTGCGGCTGTCCTCGCTTGCATTAGATCCCTTGGATGTTCCACCTGGATTCACGTTGGTTGGCGTAAAGTCTCCCTCCCTACCCGAGACTATGCTGGTATGTGCAGTGGACCGCCGCTTCCTGCCGGACGAACGGGGTCACAACGCACTCCTTg GCTTCTCAGGGAACTGCATGGGCTGTGGAGAGAAAGGCTTCTGTTATTTCACAGAGTTCTCAAACCACATTAACCTGAAGCTCAGCACCCAGCCCAAGAAACAGAATCATTTGAAGTACCATCTTTACCGAAACAACCAGGGCGTGCTGGTCAAAGGAGCTCCAATCTGCTGGAGGGGACAAG agggACGGATGAGACAGATTGGGTCCAGCCCTTCAGTAGGACACCTGACGTCAGATGAACAGAACCTgccatcacacacacctggcaTTTACACGG CAGAATCACATGTGGAACCTATTGGTCTGCCGCAAATAGCTGACATCACCCACTCACTCACAAACGGCACCCCTGCTGTTCCTTCCAGCCAGCCCCTTTTAAATCAGTCAGGGCCTGGGAGACCCACAGTGACAG GGCCCCATGCAAATGCTGGACCCCCAAAAAAGAGGCACAAGGGCTGGTCACCTGAGTCACCAGCCAACACTCTGCCGGAGAATGTTGTGAAGTCACCACCATCTTCATCAGCTATATCAGTATTGTCACTCTCCTCTGGCATGGCAAGTGGATCCAAATCAG AGACTGCAGCTGTGCTCATTACATCGCAGGGGTCCTCTACCCCACTGTCTCCCCCTGGGCTGTCTGTCACAGTGCCTGATCAGCTGCTACAAACCTGCAGCCTGCAGCCTGTCATCTTTAAAG GGCATGGTGTGCTCCCTCAGCTGACTGGCAGTGTCAGTGAAGTGCTCGTCAGTTCTTTGCTCCAGACTTGTTACATGAGCTCCCAGACACTCCCCAGAGTTTACCAGCATTATGGACCATCACCCATTCAGCCACTGTCTGCTGAGATGCAGATTCTACTCACAGTCTACTACCTTGTTCAGCTAG GCCCTGACCAGGTGCCCTTGATCGAAGACCTGGAGCAGATCTTCATGAGATCATGGAGGGAGTCCCACCTTAGCGAGATCAGACAGTACCAGCAGCCTCAAACACCAGCCACCCAAGGGAAGCACTACAACATAGAG ACCTCCTCCACTCTGCCTGGACTCCCTCAGCATCTGTCTTTACCTCCCCACAGCCAACAACCTGTGACCCCTGGCCAACTTCCCTGGCTTGCTCAGCTGGCTGCATCGTCATGTGGAGAGGGTGTGGTGGTTTTAGGGGAGCAGATGGGCTCTTTGGCTCAAGGTCTCCAGCAGACATTCAGAAGGTTGATGGAGGGACAGCTTAAAAACACCAACTATGTGGTCATTATTGTCACTGGACCAGGACAGGAAACGCAGTCCTGTGTGGTTGTCACAG GCAAACACCAGTGTCGTGCCTTGGGAGAGAGCATGTTCTCTCCCAGTGAGGGTCTGAAAGAAATCAACCATCAGCTCTCTACTGGTGTTGCCCAGGAACTCATCAACTACTGCAACTCCCTTGGACAAG ATGGTGATTTGGATTCCCTCCTGGATAGTGCTACTGTGGACAGCAATGAGCCATCTCACTTATCCAGCAGTCAGGAATCAGCTGAATACACAAggctcaaaaacacacacagtcccaaAGACACATACAGTCTAAAGAATTCCCAAACATCATGTGTAAAAGACTCACCCAGTCTGAAAGAGAGAGCTTCAAGCCCCAAAGACACCTGTTCAG aaTACTCCATAGAGTGGCACGAGGTTCGTCCCATCCAATTAGCAGTGGCTAGAAAGCTGCTGTCCCACGTTTGTGCTATAGCAGACTCCAGCACACAGAACCTGGACCTTGGCTCCTTTGACAGGGTCAGCTTTCTCATCCTGGTCCCACCATCTGAGGTCACATTTCATCAGACTGTTCTCCACCTTTGGACCTCTG GTGTCCTTCAAGAGCTTGGGGGTTTAGACCAGGAGTGTGTATCCCAACAGGAGGCTGAACGTTATGTAGTCAGGATGGACCAGAGTGCTCAAGCACGGATTGACACCCTTATCCAGGAAGCTCACAGCAACTCATACACACTCTACATCCTGGTCCATGATCATGCCCACTGGGACATTAGCAG TGCATCctacagcagctcagacactggTTTGGGTCTGGTGGACCAGCTGTTAAACTCCCGACAAGTCAGCGATACCCAAAACATCCTAATTCTTCATGTCACATCCTTCCCCTTCGTCCTTCAGACACAGTATACCCGCATTAGCCCCTACAATGAGATCCACTGGCCCTCTGCATTCAGTAAT GATGTGGACCTGTATCATGAGAGGATGCGCTATTTTGGTGTGTCAGAGCTGTTGGAGTCAACTCGTGCAGGCAGCACCTTGCCTTTGATGCGTTATGACTCCTCCTTTGAAAGCATGGCATCTGCCCTGGAAGAAAG GTTCCCCAAGCTGCACAGTGCTGTGATCCGAACCACAGTGTTGATCCAGCACTACTGTGTAGCTCTAATGGCTGCATCCGGCAGAATCAGTGGCTCTCACGATCTCGACAAACACACCTCACTGGAGACCCTAGAGACTGTACAATCATTGCTCACTGCTGCCCAGCAATGTCCCGCCCATCATGGTCACATGGTCCTGCTGCGGATCCCTTCACTGTCTCTGGCTGCATGGGCCCATCGAAGGCTGTCCAGAGTGAGGAGGCAGCTGGGTCTGGAGGAGAATTTTGAAATCATACTTGGGAACCCCAGCCAACCTCTGCATATTGGACAGACATTCACTGAGCAGATCAAG ACCTGGCTGAAGATCCTAGATGATGACTGGGTTCCTCGTACTTATCTGGAGCTGGATGCCCTTCCTTGTATCTTAATTCTGTCAGGAGCTGAGCCCCTGGGAGAATCACTGCCAAG GTCACTGAAGTATTGTGACCTTCGGGTGATAAGTTGCTCCTACCTTCAGCGAACAACAATCGAACAAGAGCTGGGGCTGGCTGCTTATCTAGTGAAGGCAGAGTCACGGCCCCCAGACAATCCCAGTGCAGGAAGTGACCTGCTGGGGAGTGATGCAGAAAAGCTCAGCAGCACGGacaatgaggaggaggagggacagGAGAATG GGGACTCCCCTGTGTCAACTATTCAGCAGCCCTTATCTTGCCAAGACAGTGGAACTTTGGAGCCTATTGCTACCCGAAGCACCACCTCTCCAAATCTTCAGAAAGGGTCTATGGACTCGATACAGTCTCCTTCACAATTACAGACTCAGCTTCAACCCCAGACCCCATCTCACTCTTTACCTTATCCAACACCACAGCATCAAATGCACACTCAAGTTCAGCGTTACTCCCAGGCCCAATACATGGCCCAACTGCAGCCACAGACCCAAGTTCAGAGTCCAAATGGGTTGCTATCTCAATCAAACTCCCAGCCTTACGTTCAAACATTCCCCCAGTACCAGTTCCTCTCCCAGATACAGACACTCCACCCTCAGCCACTTCCTCCTGTCCACTCTGGTCGCCAACATTCCAAATCCACTTCTTCTGGCTCTTTGTCCCCGCAAGCCTCCTCTCCTTATCGAAGCTGCTCTTGGGCTCGGGGAGTGATCCGCCCGCCTTCTGTGCTCCTCCCTCGTGCTCTTTACGACATTATCACAGCCAGTGACAGCAGTGGACTTTCACGATGTACTTCTTTCCTGCCACACATGTCTGTCGCATGGGCAAGCAGCTTCAG GCCCTTGCTGAGTAAGATGATGACGTGTACAGAACAGTCACTGTACTATCGCCAGTGGACAGTCCCTCGTGCCTGTCACATGGACAGCAGCAATTGCACTGAAGGACGTGGAGATAACTTTCACCCTCGTCGGCTGCTGCTGAGCGGACCCCCTCAG GTGGGTAAGACAGGAGCGTACTTGCACTTCCTGGGTATTCTGTCTCGGATGCTCATCAGGTTGATGGAGGTAGATATCTACGACGAAGAAGATATCAACTGTA GTGACCCAGTGGAGGGAGTGCAGTATCACCATCCCAATACTCCATGGCCCAACCCAGACATTATGAGAACAATGCCCTTTGACTACACCATCCATGACCCCAAATATGATGACATCAGCATTGTGTATTGCCCTGGATACAAACCCAGTGCAGAGG GAAACCTTGTGCAGCAGGAGGATGTGTACCTTCGCAGGCGGACCTCTAGAATCAAGCTGTCGAAATATGCAGCCTACAACACCTATCATCACTGTGAACAGTGTCATCAGTACCTGGGCATCAACCCCAGATACCAG GTGTATGAGTCAACACTGCACGCGTTCACATTCACCCATCTTTTGCTTGGGGAAGAGATCCAGCTCTACTTCATCATCCCAAAGTCTAAAGAGCAGTACTTCAgcttcagccaatcaggaggcCAGCTGGAGAGCATGCGGCTGCCTCTCACTTCTGATCGG AGTCCAGATTGCATCAAGAGTCCAATCTTTACTCCAACCACTGGTCGTCATGAGCATGGTCTGTTTAACCTCTACCATGCCATGGAAGGTGCCTCACATCTCCACATCCTGGTGGTCAAAGAGTATGAGATGGCTGTCTATAAAAAGTACTGGCCCAACCACATCATGCTGGTACTGCCCACTGTCTTTAATGGTGCAGGAATAG GCGCTGCCCACTTCCTGATTAAAGAACTGTCATATCACAACTTGGAGCTGGAACGCAGTCGTCAGTTGGAGGGAGGGGGCCAGCCAGGTGAAGTCTGGCCCTTTATCATCTTGGCAGATGACTCCTGTGTTATGTGGAACACTGTGGACCTTGATGCGCGCAA TGGCCCAGCAGAGCATGCTGTGTCACTGAAGCGGGTCTTGCAGCACATGGAGGCCTGCCCTGACCTAACCCACTATGGACTGTGTGGAATCAGGAAGTGGAGCAGCTGTGGTCTTGCAG CAGGTAATAGACAGAGAGAGCCCTTCTCTAGAGGTCACCTACATGACTTCCTTCTCCTCAATGTCGATCGGAGTCAGAACATTCAGTACGACCAAAACCGCTTCACCTGTCACGACGTGGACTTCACCCTAAGGATACACAGTGCAGGTCTACTCATCTGCAGGTTCAACAATTTCAGTGTAATGAAGAAACAGATCGCCATAGGAGGATACAGGACGTTCATTATCAAGACCAAG ATGACAGATGTTCCCACCTCAGTGGGGCCATCGCAATACATCTGTGCTCCAGATAGCAAGCATCTTTTCTTGGCTACTCCAGCTCAGCTTCTCCTGGAAAAATACTTGCGACACACCAGCCACAAGCTATTTCCACTCAGCATCAAGAATTACACACACCCTGTACTGTCTGTGGACTGTTACCTCAACTTGGGACCTGAg GTGACAGTTTGTTTCGTGAGTTCGAGACCTCACTCTATCAACATCAGTACCACAGGGCTGCTGTTCAGTGGCCTTCTTCTCTGTTTCACTGACTCCTTTGTGACTCCTGGGTTCCTCAAGAAGTTCACTTTTCTCAAAG GTGCGACTCTGTGTGTCATCAGTGCAGATCGTAGCTCGTTGAGGCAGACAGTGGGCCggctggagctggaggaggaatGGAGGTTTAGGCTCAGTGATGAATTCCAAACTGCCAACGCCAAAGAGGACCGACCACTCGTCTTCCTGACCGGAAAGCATATATGA